A region of the Arachis hypogaea cultivar Tifrunner chromosome 15, arahy.Tifrunner.gnm2.J5K5, whole genome shotgun sequence genome:
GAGCCCGTGACAATTAGGATCATTATAATTTAAGGCATATAAGACAAATAAACTGCATGCATGGAAGGCTTGTGGTGCGTCTTGTTCGTGGACAGTATCATTATGCATGTAATGGGATCTGCTCGtcataacatatacatataacaAAGAAATAATGACAAACAGAAAGGTATATATATGTAATAACAAGCATGTCTCAATCACGGTAAAGACATTCACAATAAGATGCCATATCCATGTGAATTGAATTCTTTATATAAACTTGCACTAGCAGTTAGATTTTGATAATCAATCCAAGCTTGATGACAGGTAACTCAATTATCACTAGAATTGACAACAATTTGCTGCATAGAGAAATCCATAAAATTAATGATGATTAATTTTCTTAGCGTGGTTTAAAACAATGAAGGAAATTATAGAAGACCACATACCTCTTTTTGTTCTAAGCAGTGTGAACACCAGAAGGCTCCATACATTTTAGCTCCTATTGAGTGCAAATGCTTTGCTAGAGAGAGTGAAAAGGGGCTTGACGGATTTTTTATCTCAGTTGCATAATATGGCAATTCCATTTCAGCCAGGCTGTTAGAACAGaaaaattgagattcaaattgTAAGTTACAAGTGTAAAATTTTACATTGGTTTCATCTCCAATTGCATAAACAGATAAACGATACATCTATTTCAAGCAGATGTTTCCTTGAAAAGTAAGTTTATGCTTTAGGTGAAAATTAAATCAGAATATTATCCACCAAGTCAATACGTCAACCATGTCACACATTGCACATTTTAGTAGAACAATACTAATAACACATTGTGATGTAACAGTCACAGGCTAACGTAATGAAGATCATGCAAAATGCTCCATATTGGCTCAAACACGTTCCTTGTATGTCATTAAACAAAAACATGTATATCCATGAGTAGAAAGTGAAGTTTTGTATAGGAAGCGTGGAAAAGGTTatattaaataagtaaatattggcctaaaaattacaaaagaaaatgACAATTGGAAACTAGATTATTGCCTTAGTTTCTTGGACCTGAGAAAATGAAAATAGAGATTTGCGCAAAAAAGAAAAACTCACCTTGAGGAGGCAGATATAGAATTATTATAGGAGGTGTTCAGAGTGAGAATCACCAAGCTAGCAATAAGCAACTGCATGCCCACTTGTTTATTGGTCTCTTGCAATCCAATGTCCTATAGCAGAAATTccaaagaaaaatagcaaaacgAATTAGGCAACAACATGAAAAAACAACCACCAAAATCAACAATGAAGACTTGAACACAATTAAACCTTTACTGCGGTGAAGAACAAGCTGAAAGACAAGAATGCCGAAAGCAAACAATACGAGCAAGTCGACCCAgagaattttgtgctgagaatgAACAAGAAATAGGCACTAGCAGCTGCCATGGAGGTAGTGGTTCCCAACACCATGAGCTGGGCACTGGACCTGCCAATCCCAAAAGGCAACATCTTCTTTGTGGCCAATTGCAGACCAAGCGCCGCAACCAAGCCATACGCCACCATCCCAACCAAAGGAAGAGGAACACCTATCAAACACAAAACAGAAAAATGTCACTCACACATTCTTTCAAACACATTGCCTGCAAATAATACCCTTCACACCACAAAATCCAGAGACCAAAAAGAATCACACATAGAACAACAATATGGCAAACACACACATCAAGCCAAAACCCTAACGGAATCAAATCATAGAACAGTTCAATTGCAAGCACCATCGAATAGTTGCAACTTATTCAAGAGAaggcaaagaaaaaaaataccgaAAATAAGCGCGTAATCACTGTTGAGTATGTCGCCGCAGGGAGAACCACCGATAGGGCAAAATGCTTCGGAACCGGTGAGCTTCAGGTAGGTAAGGTACGAGGTTTCAAGGAAGCCGATCCCGGCGATCCCCGCGGTCAGCTTATGAGTCCATTCGCCGGAGCCGGAGGAAGTGGCGGGAACCTTGGTTTCCTGGTCGGGTTCTGCGGCGGAGCATTTGAGAGGCGGCGGCAACCTCATACGCTGCGTGACGTCGAAGAGGCCCAAGCTCCGGTGGTTGGGAGCACGGTGGTGCCAAATGGGCACAAAGGAACGAAAAGACGATAGGGACATGGAGAAGGTGAAAGTGGCCATGGTGGTGGAAGCTTCTAGTAGCTTAAGCTAACCAACTCACCTTCTTCCTCGATAAGCTCATCTACCATATTCCACTGAATGGGAGTCAACGAAAAAGTCAAACAAATTTGCTGGGTGCAGTGGTGGTTGGTGTTAATTGGGCTTAATATTGGGCCTGTGATTACATAAAATGTCTTTCGTTTTATTGGGCCCATGTTGGAGGATAGTATTTGGGCTTGAGTATTAAAATATCTGGGCCCATTTGAGTTGTGGTGAAGCCACGTGTTTGCTTCTCTCTCACAAAAAAGAGATGGGCTTTGTGAGGTGGAGACTTATCCAAGATACCAAGACTTGAGGAAGTGGTGGACGGTGGGTCCCACACGTGTTTTGATTTTATTGGACAGCTGCTTGCTGGGCTTATCCCTGTACCGAAACTACGTGCCATTACGTGTAATCTGACACTACGTTatccatttttattattattattattaaatgtatGATTGGATATTTATACACAAGAAATTGACACAGCTTTGATTTAGTTTTTGAGGAATTTTTTTTGCATTTATATGAAAAGAGAAATAACAAACTAAATAAGTCAATCATTGCCTAATGCCTATCACtacatatctttttatttttgggactaaataatatttttttctcaggTAAAAAACTTTACCAACATAAAAGATGAATACTATATCGTAAAAAATTGTTcttttatactataaaaaatataaaataataattcttttttagtttaattagtttaatcGGCACTCTTTTTTAGTTTAGCTATTCAATGATTTTTAGACCGGTTATTTAATTTGATACATGTTCCTGTTTGTTTAATATGTTGCAT
Encoded here:
- the LOC112747685 gene encoding thiol-disulfide oxidoreductase LTO1-like — protein: MATFTFSMSLSSFRSFVPIWHHRAPNHRSLGLFDVTQRMRLPPPLKCSAAEPDQETKVPATSSGSGEWTHKLTAGIAGIGFLETSYLTYLKLTGSEAFCPIGGSPCGDILNSDYALIFGVPLPLVGMVAYGLVAALGLQLATKKMLPFGIGRSSAQLMVLGTTTSMAAASAYFLFILSTKFSGSTCSYCLLSAFLSFSLFFTAVKDIGLQETNKQVGMQLLIASLVILTLNTSYNNSISASSSLAEMELPYYATEIKNPSSPFSLSLAKHLHSIGAKMYGAFWCSHCLEQKEMFGREAVKELDIVECYPEGFRPGTVMNKACVDAKVDGFPMWVINGQVVSGEVELSELARVSGYNGSAQPS